In Myxocyprinus asiaticus isolate MX2 ecotype Aquarium Trade chromosome 32, UBuf_Myxa_2, whole genome shotgun sequence, one genomic interval encodes:
- the LOC127423321 gene encoding zinc finger protein 438-like isoform X1 has protein sequence MCCVFQISDESSHRAGGLSGRIFGDSVAGMKTQEPRSSPLKSHTQSEVRPRSQTKVLQFRSIAPKAPAVVPSSAVLSCQPPSAVPEASTAVSPKSILVPAQNYALMQVAGQEGTFSLVALPHTQQQQPIQKNLKLPIPRYQPVRSKSAQEKSSCKTQSPAKFSATTQARSSAVKTQQSPDRSSEKLVMIDTAASSEICVVPLLPGSQKDQTVEQKIDAGLLNNLHYPPGASKTTLEVPVNNISPVKTPIEGPASAGGAITVLSPTIFSKAVQIIPSLPKGKLPILPYAKVKNSLLAPSSLASTQLSEKQTVSGAKPPDNKAKTTENKVRMESHVPNTQFKKPQGKKRGRKRKTMEDILSFEARKKRSLSFFRRRVPEKPPTGVSSASQEKMLDISKMYRSIRPKPVLVMETTVPQLVPLPSLSTQENPDKELSVGKHKSGKPSGATQSSQATDQLPVIVGEGGGAFVYVGSRPLHCCPTCSRCFQFKHHLQSHMNSHSNLRPYVCPVCRKAYAHSGSLSTHMKLHHAESRPRNSLCCEFCEKLFGYVGVYFSHLREVHRVILTVEPSISQHEENMPIEESSEADEQALEQHVDPVELQIKCGRCQAITPTFADMKLHLLYVHGEEVQVQLREGAMCRGREAEDELVKHAAHYWRQLKEKRSRVHCGTCDEEFFSFSKFKRHLPSHHQGARESQKEEEVDGLVEKKDRVLKGFSKAVTLRVGSNFNCILCSKVFNKKLEVMEHWGAQHNCENPTFLWDVLDFKGKNMPTDGPN, from the exons gaTCTTCGGTGACAGTGTGGCAGGCATGAAAACCCAAGAGCCCCGTTCCAGCCCTCTGAAATCACATACACAGA GTGAGGTACGGCCCCGGTCCCAGACGAAGGTTCTTCAGTTTCGCAGCATTGCCCCCAAAGCCCCTGCAGTGGTTCCATCATCTGCAGTCCTGTCCTGCCAACCTCCCTCAGCCGTTCCAGAAGCATCCACAGCTGTCAGCCCCAAATCCATTCTAGTCCCTGCTCAGAACTATGCCCTCATGCAGGTTGCTGGACAAGAGGGGACCTTCTCATTGGTGGCCTTACCTCACACACAACAGCAACAGCCAATCCAGAAGAACCTTAAGCTGCCTATTCCAAGATACCAACCAGTGAGAAGCAAGAGTGCTCAAGAGAAATCCAGTTGCAAGACACAGAGTCCTGCCAAGTTTTCGGCTACAACACAGGCTCGATCATCTGCTGTAAAAACACAGCAAAGTCCAGACCGATCATCTGAGAAGCTTGTTATGATTGACACTGCTGCTTCATCTGAGATCTGTGTTGTACCCTTACTACCAGGTTCACAGAAGGATCAAACAGTGGAACAAAAGATTGATGCTGGTCTACTCAACAACCTACACTACCCTCCTGGAGCCTCCAAAACCACACTTGAAGTCCCTGTCAATAATATCTCACCGGTTAAAACCCCAATAGAGGGTCCAGCCTCAGCTGGTGGTGCCATCACAGTCCTCTCTCCCACTATCTTCAGTAAAGCTGTTCAGATCATTCCATCGCTACCCAAGGGAAAACTGCCCATTCTACCTTATGCCAAGGTGAAGAACTCCCTCCTGGCACCATCTAGCCTTGCCAGCACCCAGCTCTCAGAGAAGCAGACTGTAAGTGGAGCCAAACCTCCAGACAACAAAGCCAAGACAACAGAAAACAAAGTTAGAATGGAAAGCCATGTCCCCAACACCCAATTTAAGAAACCTCAAGGCAAGAAGCGAGGGAGAAAGAGGAAAACCATGGAGGATATTCTGTCCTTCGAGGCCCGAAAGAAgagatctttgtctttttttagaaGGAGGGTACCTGAGAAACCTCCAACTGGTGTGAGTTCTGCCTCCCAGGAGAAGATGCTTGACATATCAAAAATGTATCGAAGTATTCGTCCCAAGCCAGTACTGGTAATGGAAACCACTGTTCCACAACTTGTGCCACTTCCTTCCTTGTCAACGCAGGAGAACCCTGATAAAGAGCTCTCAGTAGGGAAGCACAAATCAGGAAAACCATCAGGTGCTACCCAGTCTTCTCAAGCCACTGATCAGCTGCCTGTAATAGTTGGTGAAGGTGGTGGAGCATTTGTTTACGTGGGAAGTCGTCCACTACATTGCTGTCCTACCTGTAGCAGGTGTTTCCAGTTCAAGCATCACTTGCAGAGCCACATGAACAGCCACAGTAACCTTCGGCCCTATGTCTGCCCTGTGTGCAGGAAAGCTTATGCTCACTCTGGCAGTCTGAGCACTCATATGAAGCTGCACCATGCAGAAAGCAGACCCAGGAACAGCCTTTGCTGTGAGTTCTGTGAGAAGTTGTTTGGCTATGTCGGCGTCTACTTCAGCCACTTAAGAGAGGTGCACAGAGTCATACTTACTGTGGAACCATCCATCAGTCAACACGAGGAAAACATGCCTATAGAAGA ATCTTCAGAGGCTGATGAACAGGCCTTAGAACAACATGTTGACCCAGTCGAGCTACAGATTAAGTGTGGCCGCTGCCAGGCCATCACACCTACCTTTGCTGACATGAAGCTGCACTTGCTCTACGTGCACGGTGAGGAGGTCCAGGTGCAACTGAGGGAGGGAGCTATGTGCAGAGGTCGTGAAGCAGAAGATGAACTGGTCAAACATGCGGCACATTACTGGAGGCAGCTTAAAGAGAAACGCAGCCGAGTGCACTGCGGCACCTGCGATGAGGAGTTCTTCTCATTTTCCAAGTTCAAGCGGCACCTCCCCTCTCACCATCAAGGAGCCAGAGAGAGTCAAAAAGAGGAGGAAGTGGATGGGTTAGTGGAGAAGAAGGACCGTGTATTAAAGGGTTTCAGTAAAGCTGTAACGTTGAGGGTGGGGTCCAATTTTAACTGCATCCTTTGCAGTAAGGTGTTCAACAAGAAACTGGAAGTTATGGAGCATTGGGGGGCACAGCACAATTGTGAAAACCCCACCTTTCTATGGGATGTCCTGGACTTCAAGGGGAAGAACATGCCTACTGATGGGCCAAATTAA
- the LOC127423321 gene encoding zinc finger protein 438-like isoform X2, producing MKTQEPRSSPLKSHTQSEVRPRSQTKVLQFRSIAPKAPAVVPSSAVLSCQPPSAVPEASTAVSPKSILVPAQNYALMQVAGQEGTFSLVALPHTQQQQPIQKNLKLPIPRYQPVRSKSAQEKSSCKTQSPAKFSATTQARSSAVKTQQSPDRSSEKLVMIDTAASSEICVVPLLPGSQKDQTVEQKIDAGLLNNLHYPPGASKTTLEVPVNNISPVKTPIEGPASAGGAITVLSPTIFSKAVQIIPSLPKGKLPILPYAKVKNSLLAPSSLASTQLSEKQTVSGAKPPDNKAKTTENKVRMESHVPNTQFKKPQGKKRGRKRKTMEDILSFEARKKRSLSFFRRRVPEKPPTGVSSASQEKMLDISKMYRSIRPKPVLVMETTVPQLVPLPSLSTQENPDKELSVGKHKSGKPSGATQSSQATDQLPVIVGEGGGAFVYVGSRPLHCCPTCSRCFQFKHHLQSHMNSHSNLRPYVCPVCRKAYAHSGSLSTHMKLHHAESRPRNSLCCEFCEKLFGYVGVYFSHLREVHRVILTVEPSISQHEENMPIEESSEADEQALEQHVDPVELQIKCGRCQAITPTFADMKLHLLYVHGEEVQVQLREGAMCRGREAEDELVKHAAHYWRQLKEKRSRVHCGTCDEEFFSFSKFKRHLPSHHQGARESQKEEEVDGLVEKKDRVLKGFSKAVTLRVGSNFNCILCSKVFNKKLEVMEHWGAQHNCENPTFLWDVLDFKGKNMPTDGPN from the exons ATGAAAACCCAAGAGCCCCGTTCCAGCCCTCTGAAATCACATACACAGA GTGAGGTACGGCCCCGGTCCCAGACGAAGGTTCTTCAGTTTCGCAGCATTGCCCCCAAAGCCCCTGCAGTGGTTCCATCATCTGCAGTCCTGTCCTGCCAACCTCCCTCAGCCGTTCCAGAAGCATCCACAGCTGTCAGCCCCAAATCCATTCTAGTCCCTGCTCAGAACTATGCCCTCATGCAGGTTGCTGGACAAGAGGGGACCTTCTCATTGGTGGCCTTACCTCACACACAACAGCAACAGCCAATCCAGAAGAACCTTAAGCTGCCTATTCCAAGATACCAACCAGTGAGAAGCAAGAGTGCTCAAGAGAAATCCAGTTGCAAGACACAGAGTCCTGCCAAGTTTTCGGCTACAACACAGGCTCGATCATCTGCTGTAAAAACACAGCAAAGTCCAGACCGATCATCTGAGAAGCTTGTTATGATTGACACTGCTGCTTCATCTGAGATCTGTGTTGTACCCTTACTACCAGGTTCACAGAAGGATCAAACAGTGGAACAAAAGATTGATGCTGGTCTACTCAACAACCTACACTACCCTCCTGGAGCCTCCAAAACCACACTTGAAGTCCCTGTCAATAATATCTCACCGGTTAAAACCCCAATAGAGGGTCCAGCCTCAGCTGGTGGTGCCATCACAGTCCTCTCTCCCACTATCTTCAGTAAAGCTGTTCAGATCATTCCATCGCTACCCAAGGGAAAACTGCCCATTCTACCTTATGCCAAGGTGAAGAACTCCCTCCTGGCACCATCTAGCCTTGCCAGCACCCAGCTCTCAGAGAAGCAGACTGTAAGTGGAGCCAAACCTCCAGACAACAAAGCCAAGACAACAGAAAACAAAGTTAGAATGGAAAGCCATGTCCCCAACACCCAATTTAAGAAACCTCAAGGCAAGAAGCGAGGGAGAAAGAGGAAAACCATGGAGGATATTCTGTCCTTCGAGGCCCGAAAGAAgagatctttgtctttttttagaaGGAGGGTACCTGAGAAACCTCCAACTGGTGTGAGTTCTGCCTCCCAGGAGAAGATGCTTGACATATCAAAAATGTATCGAAGTATTCGTCCCAAGCCAGTACTGGTAATGGAAACCACTGTTCCACAACTTGTGCCACTTCCTTCCTTGTCAACGCAGGAGAACCCTGATAAAGAGCTCTCAGTAGGGAAGCACAAATCAGGAAAACCATCAGGTGCTACCCAGTCTTCTCAAGCCACTGATCAGCTGCCTGTAATAGTTGGTGAAGGTGGTGGAGCATTTGTTTACGTGGGAAGTCGTCCACTACATTGCTGTCCTACCTGTAGCAGGTGTTTCCAGTTCAAGCATCACTTGCAGAGCCACATGAACAGCCACAGTAACCTTCGGCCCTATGTCTGCCCTGTGTGCAGGAAAGCTTATGCTCACTCTGGCAGTCTGAGCACTCATATGAAGCTGCACCATGCAGAAAGCAGACCCAGGAACAGCCTTTGCTGTGAGTTCTGTGAGAAGTTGTTTGGCTATGTCGGCGTCTACTTCAGCCACTTAAGAGAGGTGCACAGAGTCATACTTACTGTGGAACCATCCATCAGTCAACACGAGGAAAACATGCCTATAGAAGA ATCTTCAGAGGCTGATGAACAGGCCTTAGAACAACATGTTGACCCAGTCGAGCTACAGATTAAGTGTGGCCGCTGCCAGGCCATCACACCTACCTTTGCTGACATGAAGCTGCACTTGCTCTACGTGCACGGTGAGGAGGTCCAGGTGCAACTGAGGGAGGGAGCTATGTGCAGAGGTCGTGAAGCAGAAGATGAACTGGTCAAACATGCGGCACATTACTGGAGGCAGCTTAAAGAGAAACGCAGCCGAGTGCACTGCGGCACCTGCGATGAGGAGTTCTTCTCATTTTCCAAGTTCAAGCGGCACCTCCCCTCTCACCATCAAGGAGCCAGAGAGAGTCAAAAAGAGGAGGAAGTGGATGGGTTAGTGGAGAAGAAGGACCGTGTATTAAAGGGTTTCAGTAAAGCTGTAACGTTGAGGGTGGGGTCCAATTTTAACTGCATCCTTTGCAGTAAGGTGTTCAACAAGAAACTGGAAGTTATGGAGCATTGGGGGGCACAGCACAATTGTGAAAACCCCACCTTTCTATGGGATGTCCTGGACTTCAAGGGGAAGAACATGCCTACTGATGGGCCAAATTAA